CGCCGAGGTAGACCTTGTAGCCGTTGTCGTTCGGCGGGTTGTGGCTGGCGGTGACCATCACGCCCGCGCTCACGTCGAGGTGGCGCACGGCGAATGCGAGGACCGGTGTCGGCAGGAGGCGCGGCAGCAGCACCGCGCGCACCCCGGCTCCCGCCATCAGCTCGGCGGTGTCGCGCGCGAACACGTCGGAGTTCTTGCGGCCGTCGTAGCCGATGACCACGGACGGCGTGCCGCCCTCGGCATGCTCCAGGAGCCAGCGCGCGAAGCCGGCCGCCGCCTGGGCGACGAGCACCCGGTTCATCCGGTTGGGGCCGGCCGCGATTGCGCCGCGAAGCCCGGCGGTGCCGAAGGCGAGGCGGGTGTCGAACCGCGAGTGGAGGTCGGCCAGCGCCTCCGCGGAGCCCGCCTCGACCGCGACGACCAGGTCGTCGAGCTCCTGGCGGGTCTCGGGGTCGGGGTCCTGCGCCAGCCAGGCGCGGGCGGCCTCCAGCAGGGCCGGGGTGTCGAGCGGGCCGGAGGTCTCGGGCGCCGCGTTCACAACGCCTCCACGATCTGGGCGAGCAGGGCGCTGATCACGGGCTCGGCCGCGCGGCCGGCGTCGACGACCTCCTGGTGGCTGAGCGGGGTCTTCTGGATGCCCGCCGCGAGGTTGGTGATCAGGGACATGCCGAGGATCTCCATGCCGGCCTGGCGGGCGGCGATGGCCTCCAGCGCGGTCGACATGCCGACGATGTGGCCGCCGACGGCCTTCGCCATCTGCACCTCGGCGGGGGTCTCGTAGTGCGGGCCGCGGAACTGCGTGTACACGCCCTCGTCGAGCGACGGCTCGATCGTGCGGGCGAGGTCGCGCAGCCGGCGCGAGTACAGGTCGGTGAGGTCGATGAAGGTGGCGCCCTCGAGCGGGGAGTCCGCCGTCAGGTTGATGTGGTCGCTGATCAGCACGGGTGTGCCCGGCTTCCAGTGCTCCTTGATGCCTCCGGCGCCGTTGGTGAGCACCATCGTCGTCGCGCCGGCCGCCGCCGCGGTGCGGACGCTGTGCACGACCCGGCGGACGCCGTGGCCCTCGTAGTAGTGCGTGCGGGCGCCGATCACGAGGGCGCGCTTGCCGCTCGGGAGCAGGACGGAGCGGAGGGTGCCGACGTGCCCCTCCAGCGCCGGCTTGCTGAAGCCGACGATCTCGGTGGCGGGGATGGTCGCGGTGGTCTCGCCGATGAGGTCGGCGGCCCTGCCCCAGCCGCTGCCCAGCGTGAGGGCGATGTCGTGCTTGGCGACGCCGGTCTTCTCGGCGAGCTGCTCGGCGGCCTGCCGGGCGACCTCGAACGGGTCGGTCGCGCGGTCGTCGAGCGGATTGGTGATGGATTCCAGCATGAGGCAACTCTACTGAGCGGGTCGGAGGCGCGAAGGGGCCGCCGGGATGCGCATCGGAGCGGCTGTGCAGCGCGCGCCGTGCCGTGCGGCGATACGGAAGAATGGTGCGCATGGCCTATGAGTTCGAGCGCAAACAGCGGATCGCCGTCGTCGGCGGCGGCCCCGGCGGGTACGAGGCGGCGCTGGCGGGCGCGCAGCTCGGCGGCGAGGTGACGCTGGTCGAGCGTGCCGGCGTGGGCGGCTCCGCCGTGATCACCGACGTCGTCCCCTCCAAGAGCCTGATCGCGACCGCGGAGGCGACCAACGCCATCGCGGAGGCGGCCGACCTGGGCGTGCAGTTCTTCACCCGCGGCGAGAGCGGCAAGCCGGTGCGCCCCGAGCTCGCCGTCAACCTGGCGGCGGTCAACAAGCGGCTGATGGGTCTCTCGCGGCAGCAGTCCGAGGACATGCGGGCCGAGCTCGTGCGGGCCGGCGTGCGCATCATCAGCGGCGAGGGGAGGCTCGACGGCCCCAGCGCGGTCATCGTCTCGACCGGCCGCGGCGGCTCGGGGACCGACTTCGACCGGGTGGAGGCCGACACCATCGTCCTGGCGACGGGTGCGTCGCCGCGTGTCCTGCCGTCCGCGGTGCCGGATGGGGAGCGCATCCTCACCTGGACGCAGCTCTACGACCTCGACTCCACCCCCGAGCACCTGATCGTGGTCGGGTCGGGCGTGACCGGCGCGGAGTTCGCCTCCGCCTACACCGCGCTCGGCTCGAAGGTGACGCTGATCTCCTCCCGCGACCAGGTGCTCCCGGGCGAGGATGCCGACGCGGCCCGCCTGATCGAGAACGTCTTCAAGCGCAACGGCATGCAGGTCCTGTCGAAGTCGCGCGCGGAGTCGGTCGTGCGCACCGAGAACGGCGTCGTGGCCACGCTGACGGACGGCCGGACCGTCGAGGGCTCGCACTGTCTGATGGCGGTGGGCGCCATCCCGAACACCTCCGGCATCGGACTCGAGGAGGCCGGCGTCCAGCTCACCCCGTCGGGCCACATCCGCGTCAACCGCGTGGCGCGCACCTCCATCCCCAACATCTACGCCGCCGGCGACTGCTCGGAGTCGCTGCCGCTCGCCTCGGTCGCCTCGATGCAGGGCCGCACCGCCGTCTTCCACGCGATGGGAGACGCGGTCAACCCGATCGAGATGCGCAACGTGACCTCGAACATCTTCACCCAGCCCGAGATCGCGACGGTCGGCTGGAACCAGAAGCAGATCGAGGAGGGCATCGCTCAGGGCGACATCTACAAGCTGCCGCTCAAGTCGAACCCGCGCGCGAAGATGCTCGGGCTGCGCGACGGCTTCGTCAAGCTGTTCGCCCGCACGGGGTCGGGCACGGTGATCGGCGGTGTGATCGTCGCGCCGCGCGCCTCGGAGCTGATCTTCCCGCTCGCGCTCGCGGTCGAGCATCGGCTCACCGTCGACCAGGTCGCGCGGGCCTTCACCGTGTACCCGTCACTGTCCGGCTCGATCACCGACGCCGCGCGCGCCATGCACATCGTGCTCTGAACGGAGGGGCGGGGGATGGAGGAGCTGCTCGTCATCGGCGTGCTCGCCGTGCTCACCATCGCCGCCGCCACCACGCTCGGACCGAAGTTCGGGGTGGCGTCGCCGCTGATCCTCGTCGTCGTCGGGATCCTGGTCAGCCTGCTGCCCTTCGTTCCCGCGGTCACCATCGAGCCGGAGTGGGTGCTCGCCGGGGTGCTCCCGCCCCTGTTGTACTCGGCCTCCGTCTCGATGCCGTCGATGAACTTCCGGCGCGAGTTCGGGGCGATCGGCGGCCTCTCGGTGCTGCTCGTCATCGTCAGCTCGGTGCTGCTCGGGCTGTTCTTCGCGTGGGCGATCCCGGGCCTCGGACTCGGCTGGGGCGTCGCGCTCGGCGCCATCGTCAGCCCCACGGACGCGGTCGCGACGGGGATCGTCAAGCGGGCCGGCGTCTCGCCGCGGGTCGTCGCGATCCTCGAAGGGGAGAGCCTCCTCAACGACGCCACGGCGCTCGTGCTGCTGCGCGCGGCGGTGGCGGCGGCCGCCGTCGCGACGTTCACCCTCGGCGCGGTCACGCTGTCGTTCGTCTACTCGGTGGTGATCGCCGTCGCGCTCGGGTGGGCCGTCGGCAGGCTCAACCTGATCGTGCGGGCCCGGGTGACGGACGCCACCGTCAACACGGTGCTGTCGTTCACGGTGCCGTTCCTCGCCTCCATCCCGGCGGAGGCGCTGGGCGCGTCGGGGCTGGTGGCCGCCGTCGTCGCAGGGCTGGTCACCGGCAGCCGGGCGCCGCGCGTGCTGTCACCCGAGCACCGGCTCTCCGACGCGCAGAACTGGCGCACGGTGGAGCTCGTGCTCGAGGGCCTGATCTTCCTCACGATGGGGCTCGAGCTGTTCGGGATCCTGCAGCAGGTCGAGAAGGATCATTCCGGCCTCCTTCCCGCGGTCGGCGTGGCCGCGGGCGCGCTCCTGCTGACGATCGTCGTGCGCGCGGCCTTCGTGGCGCCGCTGCTCGCGCTGCTGGCCCGGCGCCGCCGCAGGGGCGAGCGGATGCGACCGCGGCTGCAGCAGCTCCAGGAGCACCTGGCCGACCCGGAGGCGACGCGCCGGCGGCTGGAGCAGCGGGTGCGCGGGGCGCTGCCGGTGGGCGGTGCGGGGGATGCGGCGGGCGTCGCGGCGGGTGACGCTGTGGGCGCGGGGTCGGGTGACACGGAGCACGCCTCGGCACGCGAGGCGTCGGGCGGCCCAGTGGGTGAGGTGTCGGGCGACGCGGTGGTCGACGTGTCGGGCGCTTCGGCACGCGACGTGTCGGGCGGCCCGGCGGGCGACGTGTCGGGCGACCCGGCGATCGACGTGTCGGGCGCCTCGGCACGCGAGGTGTCGGGCGGCCAAGTGGGTGAGGTGCCGGGTGACCCGGCGGTCGACGCCGCGGAGGCGTGGGCGGCGGAGGCGTGGGCCGAGGGCGCGGGGGCTGACGGGGCCCAGGCAGCGCGGATCTCCATCGTGCCCGACCCCCGGCGCGGGCCGGGCGTGAGCGGTGTCGCCGCGGCGCAGGACAGTCGGGGGCGCGGTCGACGCGGGCAGGGCCGGCAGCGCCGCGGGCGCCGCGTGCCTACGGTCGAGAACCTCGCACGATTCGGGACGCGGCTGCGACGCGTTCTCGCCGACATCGACTACTTCGCCGGCGCTCCGCTCGGCTGGCGCGAGGGATCGATCGTGGTCTGGGCGGGCATGCGCGGCGCCGTGACCGTCGCGGCCGCGCAGACCCTCCCGCACGACGCCCCAGGCCGCTCCGCCCTGGTGCTGGTCGCGTTCCTGGTGGCGGCGGGTTCGCTGCTGCTGCAAGGCGGAACGCTCGGTCTCGTGCTCCGTCTGGTGAAGCCGGCAGGAACCGACCCCGAGGCCGAGCGCGACGAGCGGCAGCGGTTGATGGAGCTGCTCCGCACCGCGGCGCAGGCCGTGCCCCTGCCCGACGTCGGCGAGCGGACACCGGAGGCGTTCGGCCGGTTCAAGGCGGCGCGGCTCGAGCAGCTGCGGGCGCAGCGCTCCGCCCTGCTGGACGCCCGCGACGACGGCACTTTCAGCGCCGACGTGCTCGCCGCCGCCCTCAGCAACCTCGACGCCGACGAGATCAGCATCGACCT
The sequence above is a segment of the Leifsonia williamsii genome. Coding sequences within it:
- a CDS encoding purine-nucleoside phosphorylase, with product MLESITNPLDDRATDPFEVARQAAEQLAEKTGVAKHDIALTLGSGWGRAADLIGETTATIPATEIVGFSKPALEGHVGTLRSVLLPSGKRALVIGARTHYYEGHGVRRVVHSVRTAAAAGATTMVLTNGAGGIKEHWKPGTPVLISDHINLTADSPLEGATFIDLTDLYSRRLRDLARTIEPSLDEGVYTQFRGPHYETPAEVQMAKAVGGHIVGMSTALEAIAARQAGMEILGMSLITNLAAGIQKTPLSHQEVVDAGRAAEPVISALLAQIVEAL
- a CDS encoding NAD(P)H-quinone dehydrogenase, which produces MAYEFERKQRIAVVGGGPGGYEAALAGAQLGGEVTLVERAGVGGSAVITDVVPSKSLIATAEATNAIAEAADLGVQFFTRGESGKPVRPELAVNLAAVNKRLMGLSRQQSEDMRAELVRAGVRIISGEGRLDGPSAVIVSTGRGGSGTDFDRVEADTIVLATGASPRVLPSAVPDGERILTWTQLYDLDSTPEHLIVVGSGVTGAEFASAYTALGSKVTLISSRDQVLPGEDADAARLIENVFKRNGMQVLSKSRAESVVRTENGVVATLTDGRTVEGSHCLMAVGAIPNTSGIGLEEAGVQLTPSGHIRVNRVARTSIPNIYAAGDCSESLPLASVASMQGRTAVFHAMGDAVNPIEMRNVTSNIFTQPEIATVGWNQKQIEEGIAQGDIYKLPLKSNPRAKMLGLRDGFVKLFARTGSGTVIGGVIVAPRASELIFPLALAVEHRLTVDQVARAFTVYPSLSGSITDAARAMHIVL
- a CDS encoding cation:proton antiporter domain-containing protein — encoded protein: MEELLVIGVLAVLTIAAATTLGPKFGVASPLILVVVGILVSLLPFVPAVTIEPEWVLAGVLPPLLYSASVSMPSMNFRREFGAIGGLSVLLVIVSSVLLGLFFAWAIPGLGLGWGVALGAIVSPTDAVATGIVKRAGVSPRVVAILEGESLLNDATALVLLRAAVAAAAVATFTLGAVTLSFVYSVVIAVALGWAVGRLNLIVRARVTDATVNTVLSFTVPFLASIPAEALGASGLVAAVVAGLVTGSRAPRVLSPEHRLSDAQNWRTVELVLEGLIFLTMGLELFGILQQVEKDHSGLLPAVGVAAGALLLTIVVRAAFVAPLLALLARRRRRGERMRPRLQQLQEHLADPEATRRRLEQRVRGALPVGGAGDAAGVAAGDAVGAGSGDTEHASAREASGGPVGEVSGDAVVDVSGASARDVSGGPAGDVSGDPAIDVSGASAREVSGGQVGEVPGDPAVDAAEAWAAEAWAEGAGADGAQAARISIVPDPRRGPGVSGVAAAQDSRGRGRRGQGRQRRGRRVPTVENLARFGTRLRRVLADIDYFAGAPLGWREGSIVVWAGMRGAVTVAAAQTLPHDAPGRSALVLVAFLVAAGSLLLQGGTLGLVLRLVKPAGTDPEAERDERQRLMELLRTAAQAVPLPDVGERTPEAFGRFKAARLEQLRAQRSALLDARDDGTFSADVLAAALSNLDADEISIDLKGDPAPPA